The window AATAGATGAAGAAAAGACGTTGAAATGGCTTCTAAATGGTGCGATACCAACAGATACGGTTAGAAGCATGCTATCAAAAGTGGGTATAATGAAGAGATTTCATGAAGAAAAACAACTAAAAAAGAAAAAAGATGTGGAGGCTGAATGATGAAAGAAATTGTTCAATCTATTGTAAAGGCAATAGTTGATAATCCAGAGGATGTTGATATTAGAGAAGTAGAAGGT is drawn from Deferribacterota bacterium and contains these coding sequences:
- the rpsP gene encoding 30S ribosomal protein S16, which encodes MAVKLRLIRFGRKKKPFYRIVAMDSRDKRDGQYIDKIGIYDPLRENNNFKIDEEKTLKWLLNGAIPTDTVRSMLSKVGIMKRFHEEKQLKKKKDVEAE